TGCCTTTTGATCGAAGAATACGAAGAAACGGGCGAATTCGAGCAGGCGTTCCGGCTGCAGCAAGCCGATGAGAATGCGGTCTTGTCCGGTAACGGCTAGATGTCCGCCGGCGACGAGCGATTCGTACCACATTCGATCGGCTGGCTGGCGGTGAACGAATAGCAGATCCAGCGCTTCCTCGCTTATGACGCGATTCTTGATCACCGCCATGTCAGTGTCCAAAAGGTCTTCTTCACGCCAGGCGCTCCAGAATTTTTGCTTCGTACCCTGTGTGCCGTACCTTCCTTCGAGGCCGTTGATCGAGAGTATGAGCTGAGTGTAGGCGAATAGCTGGGGGATCTCGTCGATGCGTTGGTTGCGCAGGCTTTGGGAAATGCCTTCATCGATGGTTGGGCCTTTCTTGGCGTTTCCGTCTGGTCGCTTGGCTTCGATGACCACCAGCGGGATTCCGTTGACGAAGCACACGATGTCAGGGCGACGCGTCTCGACGCCCCCGCTACGGAGCACCTTCATCTCCTCCGTGAAGAGGAAGGAGTTTTTGTCTAGGTTCTTCCAGTCTATGATCGGAATGGTAGGGGTCGCTTTGCGGCCGTCTATGAATTCGGTAACCGGGATCCCGTATAGCAGGTGGTTGTAGATCCGCTCGTTCGCTGCCTTGAGTCCTTCGTTTAGGGCGGGGGAGCAGATTTCGGCCACGAGATTGTCGACGCTCTTTTCGCTCAAAGCGTGTTCATGGCCCATGAACACGAACCGCCGCTTGCTCAGCTGCCGTTTCAACTCGCTGCGGAGCACGACTTCGTCGAGCTTGCCGCCGCGACCGGCCAACGCTTCGTCGGGAGGAAGGAAAGTCCAACCCAAATTGTGGAGCAACGTGAGGGCTGGCAGCTTGGCGCTGTACTCCTCTTGAAACTTGGGCGCTTCGGGGCTCATTTCGCTGCCTCTCCTCTTCGCTCAAAAGGTCCGCCTGGTATCGTATTGATGCCTATCATCATGGTGCTGGCGTTGAGAAGACGGGTCACGCTGTCGCTCATGATGATGATGATGATGATGTTGATGATGACGTCGATTGTCGCTGTCATCGCTCCAAGGATCCTTTCTTAAGCCAAGCTTTTCCCTTTTCGGTGGTGACGTAAGCTTGGCTAGGGTGGTTCTCCACTTCTGGATACAGGTAAGATAGAAGGCCGTGCTGACGTCTTGGTGGACTCAGGTGGTTGTTCTTTAGGTGAACAACCTTGCGCTTGGTTATCGATGCGAGCCGTTCAGCGGTTACCGGGCTCTCGGCGCATAGACCAAGGAGGACTGGCCAGAGAGTATTCTTTCGGGCTTTGGGACTAAGGTCTGCTGCACGTTGTAAAAGCTCCGGTGAGAACTCACTCGTATTTGCTGCGAAGTCACTCGCATTTGGTTCTAACCCACCCGTATTTGGAGATAGGTCACTCGCATTTGAGGCGAACTTTATTCCACCTCTCGCTCGCCTTCCTTTTGAACTGTCAAGTGTTCCATGACAGTTGCTTCTTCGCTTCGCTCTCTCTCGGCCTGAATGTTCTTCAGGTGAAGGCTGACACTCAGTTTGGCGGTTTGTTAGAGTGCCGCGCTTTCGATTTGGGTAAAACAATTCAGGCCGTCGAGTTTCCGAAGGTTGAACTCCGAACGTCCATCGACGGTGGAGTTGAGAGTGATGTCGTTTTGCAGGCATTGGGTTGTCGTTTTGCGATGGAGCTAGGCGCAATTGCGGATTTGACTATCGGATCAAAATGATGATTTTCGTCGTCACAAATAAGGCCTGCCTGCATTGAAATGCGACTCGTCGTCGTTGGGGATAAATCCTCTTAGGTGCATGGCGGGTAATTCCGTTTTACAGGGGAGAAGTTCAACGGAGTCTGGGCGAGTAGGTAGGTGTTGATCAAATAACCATCAAATAAGTAAGTTGTTGATTGATAGTTATTAATCCTGATTTCCTGTTTGTTTTGTGCGCACGGATCAAAAAGCGTGCTGCGTTAAAGTGATAGCTCGCCTGCCCAGAATGGGACGTACTTGGCGTGCTTTCTTCCTTGGTCGGGATCGCGTGGAGAGATCCAACCGGCCTCAATTGAGTCGTTGATTATGCGTGATGCGATCGCTCGGTTATGCTCTTCGATCTTGAATCGCTCCCGTAGGCTGCTGTTGGTCATTAGTTTCCGATGGACGAAAAGAAGACAGGCGTGGAGGTAGCATGCTTGGATCCGTTCCTCTTTGTCCATTTCCTTCAGTTCCTTGTAAGCAAACAGAACGGAACGTAGGGAATCGCCCGCCAACTCGAATCTAGGAGCCGGTAGTTGATAGTATTCGGTCTCGAAAACGACCTTGTCGATTCCGCTTCCGCGTTCCTCGCAAACGCCGATTCGTCTCATGAATGACGCGATCGCCTCGTTTCGAGACTTGGGAGGAGAGTCGAGAAAACGCTCTGGTTTTACCAGAGGCTGGCCAGGATTGGTTATTTCCATCCTGCTGTCGAAAATCTCAACCATGGGACCATTTCCTGTCTGGGAAAAGTCCTGATGTATCAAGGCGTTGGCTACGAGCTCCCGAATCGCTAATTCGGGAAACATGGGGAGCTTCTTTCGCAAGGCTTGTCCGATGACCTCGTTTGAAGGAAGGAGTCCGTTTATGTATTCAACGAGGCCTGAAAAACCGGCAGCATACCCTTTGGAACCGATTTGTTCGCGGACCGTTACTATACGACCTTCGCCCTTATACTGAATCACTCTGACTGCTTTGCGACGCAGCTCGCCGAAGCTATCTAGTTTTTTGGCGAAAAGGATAGCTCCGAGGTTGGTGATATTCCAAAGCCCGGCATCGTCTTGTTGGATGATGCTTTCGCTTTCGAGGGATTCGAGAATTGCCAATGAATTGGAGGGGAGGGGTAAACTTAGTAGTTCGAAATAGGAGGGAAAGTCGAGTAGGTCGAGAGCATCGTGACCATTCAAATGCGCCTTTGCTATGCGTTGTTCAAAAGGAGTCCTGTCGAATATTCGCCAGAGCTCTCGCTCGCGCTCTGGGTGCTCCTTTAGCTTCTTCTTGTAGGAGCCGATACGTATGTACTCTTGTCCTTTGAATTGCACGGGCTGACGAGCTGACGCTTGTATTTCAAGAAGGACTACAGTGTTCTCTCCGAATTGAAGGAGGTGGAAGCTGAAGTTCAGTTTAGGGGCGAGAAGCCGAAGCAGCCAGTTTTCCAACTCTTCGGCACCGACTTTGGCAGCGGAGGGGTTGAAGTTTGTACCCACAATTTCATGGCAAGTATCTTCGACACCCCAAAGGAGATAAGCGTAAACTTTTCCGCAGTAAACGGCTGAATTCGCGAGGGCGGAAATATACTCTCCAATCGCTTCGGGATCCTCGTTGTTATGCTTAAACTCAACCCATTCTGTTTCTTTGGGTAGCTTGCAAAGTTCCTCTACGAGACTGAGCAGATAGGTTTGCTTTTGGGATTCCATTACGCAGTCGCGGCCTCCTTGTCTACTTTCACGCGGCGTTTGCCGGTGAGGAGTTGTTGCATGAGGGCTTTCTTCTCTTGCTTGAGGCGGTCGAGCTTTTGCTGGAGGGTGGCGATTTCGGCGTCGGCGGTGTTGAGAGCGGCTGCGATCGCTTTTTGTTCTTCCAGGCTTGGAGCATTGATCTTCAGATTGAGAAGATCCTTTGGATTTACGCGACGGGCTTTTCTTCCTCCGTTTGCCAGTCCGATGTTTGATTTATAGAAACTTTCTCTGGAAACGAAATTGATTAGCCAACTTGAGTCCACTTTGGAGTTCAGATCAAAGGCTGGTAGATCAAGTGTCGACTCATAGCCGTCTAACTCGGAAGGGACGATTCCGAAAGCTCCATTGAGGAAGTCTAATTTGCTGTAGATGAATTGGCCTGCAGAGCGCTTATAGTATTTTGTCGATTCGCTACCGAGCCGCTTTTCGTCTTTTGCGAGAACTCCCTGTCCATAGAGTTTGACAGTGATTTTTTTCGCGACATCGCCCGATGACCCTGGAACCCGACTCTCGGTCATAAACGATTTCAATTTGACTGTTTTCCATTCAGCAAATCCCGGGAAGCGTTTCTTGCCGGTGAGGAGTTGCTGCATGAGGGCTTTCTTCTGCTGCTGGCTGTTGGCGAGTAGTTGTTCAGTGGTGACAATCGCCTCGTCCCAAATCGACAATATCTTCGCGATCTTCTTTTGCTCGGATAGAGGAGGGAGTGGGATCGAAAAGTCTCCTACTTGCTTGAGGCTTAGGCTGGGTTGAGCTTGAGTGGATGCCTCTTGAATGACTGTCCACTGTATCCGGCTGGACCTTAAGTTGTATGAAAGGAACTGTGGATTCAGCTTCTTGAAGTTGGGGCGAATTAGCGCGACATTTTGGTTGATGTTCGCGGGAACGACCTTCTCCTCTATAAGGCAACTATTTCCAATAGTATTACCAACGATGCAGAAAAGGGAATCGTTCTTCTGTAGCCGTGAGCGTTTGATAGACTTGTCCGCTTCTTTCGAAATCCACTTTTTCTTGTCCAACTTGATACGGCCTTCGATAGAGCAGTTGAAAGCACCGAGAAAGAGTATAGCATCCTCATTTTCATCGGTGAAGTCGTGGCCGTAAGTGGTCGGAGTTGCTCCTTTGGTAATTAAGGTTGTTACAGAGGAGAGGCGTGCTTCTTTAAAGTTAAGCACCATAACCCAACTCCTTTAGATGTTTGTCCATTTCGGTTTCGAGATCGGCGAGTTGTCGCTTTAGTATTTTCCGTTTCTCACGGATGTCCATGAGGTCGATCTCGGCTTCCTCGGCGAATGTGTCGACGTAGCGGGGGATGTTCAGATTGTAGTCGTTCTCGGCGATCTCGGCTTTGGTGGCGAGGTAGCTGTACTTGTCGACGACCGAGCGATCGCGGTAGGTTGCAAGGATCTTCTGGATGTTATCCTCGTCGAGCAGGTTCTGGTTCTTGCCGGCCTTGAACTCGCGGGAGGCGTCGATGAAGAGAACTTTGTCGTCAGCCTGTCGCTGCTTTTTGAATACGAGGATGGCGGCGGGGATGCCGGTGCCGTAAAAGAGCTTTTCGGGCAGGCCGATGACGGCGTCGAGCAGGTTTTCCTCGATGAGCTGTTGGCGGATCTTGCCCTCGCTGGAGCCGCGGAAGAGCACGCCGTGGGGCACGACGACGGCCATGCGTCCGGAGCCGGGCTTGAGGGTCTCGATCATGTGAAGGATGAAGGCGTAGTCGCCCTTCGACTTGGGCGGGACGCCGCGGCGGAAGCGGTCGAAGGGATCATTGGCAGCGTCTTCGTGGCCCCACTTGTCGAGGGAGAAGGGGGG
This region of Pelagicoccus albus genomic DNA includes:
- a CDS encoding ATP-binding protein — encoded protein: MESQKQTYLLSLVEELCKLPKETEWVEFKHNNEDPEAIGEYISALANSAVYCGKVYAYLLWGVEDTCHEIVGTNFNPSAAKVGAEELENWLLRLLAPKLNFSFHLLQFGENTVVLLEIQASARQPVQFKGQEYIRIGSYKKKLKEHPERERELWRIFDRTPFEQRIAKAHLNGHDALDLLDFPSYFELLSLPLPSNSLAILESLESESIIQQDDAGLWNITNLGAILFAKKLDSFGELRRKAVRVIQYKGEGRIVTVREQIGSKGYAAGFSGLVEYINGLLPSNEVIGQALRKKLPMFPELAIRELVANALIHQDFSQTGNGPMVEIFDSRMEITNPGQPLVKPERFLDSPPKSRNEAIASFMRRIGVCEERGSGIDKVVFETEYYQLPAPRFELAGDSLRSVLFAYKELKEMDKEERIQACYLHACLLFVHRKLMTNSSLRERFKIEEHNRAIASRIINDSIEAGWISPRDPDQGRKHAKYVPFWAGELSL
- a CDS encoding restriction endonuclease subunit S codes for the protein MVLNFKEARLSSVTTLITKGATPTTYGHDFTDENEDAILFLGAFNCSIEGRIKLDKKKWISKEADKSIKRSRLQKNDSLFCIVGNTIGNSCLIEEKVVPANINQNVALIRPNFKKLNPQFLSYNLRSSRIQWTVIQEASTQAQPSLSLKQVGDFSIPLPPLSEQKKIAKILSIWDEAIVTTEQLLANSQQQKKALMQQLLTGKKRFPGFAEWKTVKLKSFMTESRVPGSSGDVAKKITVKLYGQGVLAKDEKRLGSESTKYYKRSAGQFIYSKLDFLNGAFGIVPSELDGYESTLDLPAFDLNSKVDSSWLINFVSRESFYKSNIGLANGGRKARRVNPKDLLNLKINAPSLEEQKAIAAALNTADAEIATLQQKLDRLKQEKKALMQQLLTGKRRVKVDKEAATA